The DNA segment CGGATCTTCGCGGCGAGGCATCGCGACCGCTCGCGAGGATGATTTCATTGAACTGGACGTGTTGCCCCGCTACGAAGAAAACGTCCACCGCCTGATCGCCGTGGTTCGTGCAATGAATGTGCAACCGCACGCGGGCGGTCTGCGAGGGCAGTTGGAATCGCTTGATAAAAAATTGAAAGAACCGACGACCGCAGCCGATGCGGCACTCAGCTTGGAAGCGATTGGTTCCGACTCCGTCCCGCTGTTGGTCGAAGCCCTGAAGACACCGGATGATGAAATTCGATTCTATGCAGCGGAAGCCCTGGCATACTTGGATGAAGCGGTAGCGATCGAACCGCTTGCGGAACTGGCCCGAACCGAATCGGCATTCCGTTACCCAGCCCTCAAAGCCCTGCAGGGAATGCCGCAGAATGCCGCGGCACAGGCACTGCGTGGCTTGATGAATGATCCAAACAACGAAGTCCGCTACGGAGCCTTTACGGCACTCCGAAAACGTCCCGATTCGGCCGATCTGGTCGGAGGCCAACGATTCGGCGATGGCTATTACCTGCACACCATTCCCTCGACCGCCGACCCTCTGGTCGCTGTCGGGCTGGGGCATCGGCCCGAAATTGTAATGTTCGGCAGCAGTTTCCCAATTGAATTGACCGAATCGGTTATCAGCAAAGGGGGAATCGTGATGCGAGACGATGGGGATGGAAAAATCAGTCTCAGTCGATTCCGCGTCGGCGAAGAGGACCAAACGACAAGCGTTCCTGCCAACATCCCAGCGGTATGTGCCGGGTTGTCCGCGATGGGGGCTGGGTACAGCGACTGTGTCGACGTTCTTAGTTCACTCAAGGCGAACCACGCGCTCCCCGCTCGTTTCGCATTCGATCCTAGCCCGCGGGCGTTGCGAACTTACTATCGCAACGAGGAGAACTTTATCGATCCAAGTGAACCGCCGTCTCTCGCTCCGCACGACATCACGCCGCCAGTGCCAAAAGAAAAGACCTTCTTCGAAAAAATGTCTTGGTGGAGTGAATAGTCCAGCGGTCAAGTCGCTAACGGTCCCGGCCGGGGTTTGGATTAGATTTTCTTAGCGGATCGGCGCGAGCCGACCGGCAAGTACGTAATGATTTCGGGGCGGTGGCCGGACGGCTTGGGACCGTGCGATTTAAAAATGAAGAAAGTCTGGCTCCCCTCGCCCCTAAGCGAGCTCTTTGGTGTGGACGAAATCTCTGGTAGTTCGTTGCGTGATCTCTGCCTCTTTGTTTGATTTAGTGGAGCTTGCTTGGGGGAGAGGGGCGGGGGGGGGGGGGGAGATTTCCAGGCGGCGATATTGCAGCGAAGACGCGGTGAAAGCCTCGGATTTTAAGCGGTTGTGCCACGCCTTGCCCAACGCTGTCGGCCCCCTCTCCCCCAGCCCCTCTCCCCCAAAACAAGCTTTTGAATCGACCTTAATTGAATTAGCTGGCGAACCGTTGATCCAGTATCAAACCTGTTTTAAGCGAGCTTGTTTTGAGGGCGAGGGGAGCCAGCCTGTCTTCATATATAGATCTCATCGCCTCTCGGTACGTGCGATTTCTTAATAAAGAAAGTCTGGCTCCCCTCGCCCCTAAGCGAGCTCTTTGGTGCGGAAGAAATCTCTGCTAGCTCATTGTGTGATCTCTGCCTCTTTGTTTGATTTAGTGGAGCTTGCTTGGGGGAGAGGGGCTGGGGGAGAGGGGGAGATTTCCAGGCGGCGATATTGCAGCGAAGACGCGGTGAAAGCCTCGGATTTTAAGCGGTTGTGCCACGCCTTGCCCAACGCTGTCGGCCCCCTCTCCCCCAGCCCCTCTCCCCCAAAACAAGCCTTTGGATCGTACTTAATTGAATTAGCTGGCGAACCGTTGATCCAGTATCAAACCTGTTTTAAGCGAGCTTGTTTTGAGGGCGAGGGGAGCCAGCCTGTCTTCATATA comes from the Roseimaritima multifibrata genome and includes:
- a CDS encoding flagellar basal body P-ring protein FlgI, which codes for MSAWMPTPSTSHSRSRQDGGRRCLPLVSHAWSAVAIACMVFTLSGCSLFRGDSEKDGALEDLLVVPDPPEKIGEAALPYGLTYARVQGVGAVKGLNRTGAPALPSEYRDRLIAEMKTHNVADPDGYLESDLTALVITEAIMSPGVKRGDRLDILVTVPSRSEVKSLQGGWLMPSRLQEMRRLDVVRSSNVAVTGTGPVLVRSLHDNSGEEMQRTATILGGGVAQVDRPVGLVIRPQYQHALLSREFAKVINQRFYFFDGSSRRGIATAREDDFIELDVLPRYEENVHRLIAVVRAMNVQPHAGGLRGQLESLDKKLKEPTTAADAALSLEAIGSDSVPLLVEALKTPDDEIRFYAAEALAYLDEAVAIEPLAELARTESAFRYPALKALQGMPQNAAAQALRGLMNDPNNEVRYGAFTALRKRPDSADLVGGQRFGDGYYLHTIPSTADPLVAVGLGHRPEIVMFGSSFPIELTESVISKGGIVMRDDGDGKISLSRFRVGEEDQTTSVPANIPAVCAGLSAMGAGYSDCVDVLSSLKANHALPARFAFDPSPRALRTYYRNEENFIDPSEPPSLAPHDITPPVPKEKTFFEKMSWWSE